In Saccharolobus solfataricus, a genomic segment contains:
- a CDS encoding FkbM family methyltransferase yields MVFPNGFSIKTDRDNFHDILNLYLFSYKYGVDIGSNWKFDEKYNILITPSGIKFSIKGFDPVIFSETFLYDIHFIDYNLENKKIIQAGAYVGETALYYAKRGAYVYAFEPQLDCYNIALTNLKLNPELASRVVLRNWAIGEDGEIEFPNTRCNGGTSYFDSYKDRIRVRSVSISTVLEEFNISQPDILDLDIKGGEFRVINDKSIQKFSIVRIEYNTVIDNKKLGDVTYLIEKLRSYGFTKIRIYKHNELPFDLSINGVIEARK; encoded by the coding sequence TTGGTTTTTCCTAATGGATTCAGTATTAAAACAGATAGGGATAACTTTCATGATATTTTAAATCTTTATCTTTTCTCTTATAAATATGGTGTAGATATTGGAAGTAATTGGAAATTTGATGAAAAATATAATATTTTAATTACGCCATCTGGAATAAAATTCTCAATAAAGGGATTCGATCCAGTAATTTTTTCTGAAACCTTTTTGTATGATATACATTTTATAGATTATAATTTAGAAAATAAAAAAATAATTCAAGCTGGAGCTTACGTTGGTGAGACTGCATTATATTATGCAAAACGGGGAGCTTATGTTTACGCCTTTGAGCCCCAACTGGACTGTTACAATATTGCTCTTACTAATCTTAAACTAAATCCAGAATTAGCTAGTAGAGTAGTATTAAGAAATTGGGCGATTGGAGAAGATGGTGAAATAGAATTTCCTAATACCAGATGTAATGGAGGAACTTCCTACTTCGATAGTTATAAAGATAGAATAAGAGTAAGAAGTGTAAGCATATCTACTGTTTTAGAAGAGTTTAACATCTCTCAACCTGATATCCTAGATTTAGATATAAAGGGGGGCGAATTCCGCGTTATTAACGATAAATCTATTCAGAAATTTTCTATAGTTAGGATAGAATACAATACTGTTATTGACAATAAAAAGTTAGGAGATGTTACTTATTTGATTGAAAAATTACGAAGTTACGGTTTTACTAAAATAAGGATCTATAAACACAATGAATTACCATTTGATCTTTCAATTAATGGTGTAATAGAAGCACGAAAATAG
- a CDS encoding AbrB/MazE/SpoVT family DNA-binding domain-containing protein translates to MTLKIEVGKKGYIIIPKTVRDLLEIKEGDILILRVEDGKIVLEPERKVSFDDLKKKMEEHSAKISYANKAKLGDLINVSLEEEFDN, encoded by the coding sequence TTGACCCTAAAGATTGAAGTTGGAAAGAAAGGATATATAATAATCCCTAAGACTGTTAGGGATCTTCTTGAAATAAAGGAGGGAGATATATTAATCCTAAGAGTCGAAGATGGTAAAATTGTTCTTGAGCCTGAAAGAAAGGTAAGTTTTGATGACTTAAAAAAGAAGATGGAGGAACATAGTGCTAAAATCTCATATGCAAATAAGGCTAAACTTGGAGATTTAATTAACGTTAGTTTAGAGGAGGAATTCGATAATTGA
- a CDS encoding ISH3-like element ISC1439A family transposase, producing MQTMILPKTELKSLAITLATNNINVISQDLDPEIVKAAPSLLTGNRGKYYLKVVRRGEKVISKGQRTFKFYPIYREVKGEINVVAVDETGLTVGEKEQEKAEGFLLYNWKRKGVKMRSLDLVYPLRLPLLVEVADLRSDSPSQFLLRSVREVSQYMEIDYVVADAGFLNLGVIKEMPVKTIVRGKSNLKGFKELSNVPLVEKRYEVKDRVYVAYRVLKFEGLYYYDVVYVKGKPRHFMFVTNFEGDPYELAELYRLRWQVEEGFKVRKARIRYVRKLSNKIFLFLYYTVLDSAWNLVNHLLFNFKSTCKKVLSFDSFVKLL from the coding sequence ATGCAAACCATGATATTACCCAAAACGGAGCTGAAGTCCCTCGCTATAACTTTAGCAACAAACAATATTAACGTTATCTCTCAAGATCTAGACCCGGAAATAGTGAAAGCAGCACCATCCTTGCTAACCGGAAACAGAGGAAAATACTACTTGAAGGTAGTAAGACGAGGCGAGAAAGTAATTAGTAAAGGTCAGAGAACCTTCAAGTTCTACCCAATCTACAGAGAAGTAAAGGGAGAGATCAACGTAGTCGCTGTAGATGAGACCGGATTAACCGTGGGAGAAAAGGAACAAGAAAAAGCAGAGGGCTTTCTACTCTACAACTGGAAGAGAAAAGGAGTAAAGATGAGATCCTTGGACCTCGTATATCCCTTAAGGTTACCCCTCCTAGTGGAGGTAGCAGATTTGAGAAGCGACAGTCCATCACAGTTCCTACTCAGGAGCGTGAGGGAAGTAAGCCAATACATGGAAATAGATTACGTTGTAGCTGACGCCGGATTCTTGAACCTAGGGGTCATCAAGGAAATGCCCGTGAAGACCATTGTGAGAGGAAAGTCGAACTTGAAGGGATTCAAGGAACTATCTAACGTTCCATTAGTTGAGAAGAGATACGAGGTTAAGGACAGGGTTTACGTTGCGTATAGGGTCTTGAAATTTGAAGGGCTTTATTATTACGATGTGGTTTACGTTAAGGGGAAGCCGAGGCACTTCATGTTCGTAACGAACTTCGAGGGAGATCCCTATGAACTGGCTGAACTCTATAGGTTGAGGTGGCAAGTTGAGGAGGGTTTTAAGGTTAGGAAGGCAAGGATAAGGTATGTTAGGAAGTTGAGTAATAAGATCTTCTTGTTCCTCTATTACACGGTTCTGGATTCTGCGTGGAATCTAGTGAATCATCTTCTCTTTAACTTCAAGTCCACGTGTAAGAAGGTTTTGTCCTTCGATTCATTCGTCAAGCTTCTCTAA
- a CDS encoding AAA family ATPase, translating to MIENISIGNFRGLKLNVNLGRINAIIGRNGTGKTSFLEALFFSSLFLSDYSESDISSLMIYAFNSRGDMISAFLSLTDSEVELGLHGGERIKLSFRRKEKEKIDIYLLKDESKKDEKIASISLSSGILAKETISVPIRVPEVKLIKRHKIMEHFLPVYLSVYFDFYDYPERIIGSAKKKGVKSDFEILPDEMGLYKVHYVKENETKPAYVIGRGLLKKELIIDSLTYSNLLLIDEIENSLHPDLLLEIFNVMKDKGKNSQIVFTTHSNEVIKMMTKVFDDSNAKIIYLSTRGTSREYKLSEISEIDEPLSWVGYI from the coding sequence ATGATTGAAAATATTTCGATTGGCAATTTTAGGGGTCTGAAACTTAATGTTAATTTGGGGAGAATTAATGCTATAATAGGTAGGAACGGAACCGGAAAAACTTCATTTTTAGAAGCATTATTTTTCTCCTCGCTTTTCCTCTCTGACTATAGCGAAAGTGATATTAGTTCATTAATGATTTACGCATTTAACAGCAGAGGTGACATGATTTCAGCATTTTTATCGTTAACAGATTCTGAAGTTGAATTAGGACTTCATGGCGGAGAGAGAATTAAATTATCGTTCAGAAGAAAAGAGAAGGAAAAAATTGATATTTATTTATTAAAAGATGAGTCTAAAAAAGATGAGAAGATAGCCTCAATATCTTTATCGAGTGGAATCCTAGCTAAGGAAACAATCTCTGTTCCTATACGTGTACCAGAAGTTAAGTTAATCAAGAGACATAAAATTATGGAACACTTTTTACCAGTGTATCTATCAGTTTATTTCGATTTTTATGACTATCCAGAAAGGATAATAGGTTCTGCAAAGAAAAAAGGAGTTAAGTCAGATTTTGAAATTTTGCCAGATGAGATGGGTTTATATAAAGTGCATTATGTTAAGGAAAACGAAACTAAGCCAGCATATGTAATTGGAAGAGGTTTACTAAAAAAGGAGTTAATCATTGATAGCCTAACATATTCTAATCTTCTTCTAATAGACGAGATTGAGAACTCTCTTCACCCCGACTTACTCTTAGAGATTTTTAACGTAATGAAAGATAAAGGCAAAAATTCACAAATTGTCTTCACAACACACTCGAATGAGGTTATAAAGATGATGACGAAAGTCTTTGATGATAGTAATGCCAAAATAATATATTTATCTACGAGAGGTACGTCAAGGGAGTACAAACTTTCAGAAATAAGTGAAATAGACGAACCATTAAGTTGGGTGGGATACATATAG
- a CDS encoding type II toxin-antitoxin system VapC family toxin, whose translation MRLFTLSKKKYNVKFEDTIDFLDKIILPYTIILPINSHDYEKAKGIMISKTLKPSDAFHVAVMINNSIKKIVSEDSDFDKINGIERIWVK comes from the coding sequence ATGAGGTTATTTACATTATCAAAAAAGAAGTATAATGTAAAATTTGAGGATACAATTGATTTCTTAGATAAGATAATACTTCCTTATACAATTATACTGCCAATCAACTCTCATGATTATGAAAAAGCAAAGGGGATAATGATAAGTAAGACTTTAAAACCGTCTGATGCTTTCCACGTAGCTGTAATGATAAATAATTCAATAAAAAAGATAGTAAGTGAGGATTCAGATTTCGATAAAATTAATGGAATAGAAAGGATTTGGGTAAAATAA